Genomic segment of Candidatus Eremiobacteraceae bacterium:
GCACCGTCGGCACCTTCGTGCCGGGCGCCTGACATCCGCACGGCGCTGCCGGGATCCGATAGGCCGTCTTCATCCAGAAATTGTCGTCCGGCTGCGCGAGGATCTCGATGTCGTCGAGCATCTTGACCCAATACGTCGCGAACCAGCCGGGAACAACGAGCCGCACCGGAAATCCGTTGAGCAGCGGCAGCGGCTTTCCGTTCATCTCATATGCGAGGAGTATATCTTCGCCGGTCGCCACGCCGAGGTCGAGCGACTTCATGAAGTCGGGCGTCTGCGGGAGTACCGGTTTGTCCATGCCGTTGAAACGCACTTGCACGGCGCCGCTTTGCACTTTGGCGAGAGCGAGAACGTCCTTGAGCCTTGCACCGCGCCATGTCGCGTTCCCCATGCCGCCGTTGCCCCATTGGCCCCCCGGCACGCGCGGTTCGAAAAATCCCCGGCTGTTGCCCGAACATTGACATACCGCGTTTATTTCGGTTGCCTCGAAGCGCTTTTTCAATTCGTCCAAGGTGAGCGTGAACGGACTGTCGACCAGGCCGTGCACGTTCAATCGGTATGAGAGCGGGTCGATGGTGGTCGGCACACCCGCCAAGTGCCAGCGCACGAAAAAAGCGTCATTCGGCGTGAG
This window contains:
- a CDS encoding molybdopterin-dependent oxidoreductase produces the protein MGNELSRQSFIAGAAAVAGGLGISQWPSAARGAETVTLPFANGVRSLAAYPQKRDMIVLTSRPVQLETPFEIFNGGLLTPNDAFFVRWHLAGVPTTIDPLSYRLNVHGLVDSPFTLTLDELKKRFEATEINAVCQCSGNSRGFFEPRVPGGQWGNGGMGNATWRGARLKDVLALAKVQSGAVQVRFNGMDKPVLPQTPDFMKSLDLGVATGEDILLAYEMNGKPLPLLNGFPVRLVVPGWFATYWVKMLDDIEILAQPDDNFWMKTAYRIPAAPCGCQAPGTKVPTVPITRLNVRSFITNIADGASVPSSPTAIVRGIAFDGGAGITMVKFSSDGGATWTMATLGLDLGKYSFREWTARFNAEPGKQYALQSVATAEDGATQPLTLAWNSSGYARNVIETVKVTVS